The sequence ACAGAACAGGCCCTAAATGAGTCAGAGATTAACTTAACGTGGCTAGTGTAATTGGATAGCTCTAGCTACAAGAGCATTGTTCTACTTGTAGCTAAGTACACTAACTAGAGAAAAGAATCATGGAAACACGGTCCAAGCTCCATAAGAACCGGCACACAGTAACAATTCATACGAGAGAAACCATGGAATAGAGCAAATACCAATTCCAATTTGCACACAAAATTCGTAAATCATTCAGGTCAACTCTTCAGAAACACAAATACACAATGGTTCAGTTCAGGATCAAGCTGAGAAAGGCATCACCAAATTACAAGCCACGCCCGATTCTTCACTACAGAGCCGAAACAAAAATAGTCCCGCTGCGTCCTAGATCACGTAAGGAGTTCAGGAAACAGTCCTAGGCCTAGCAACCAGATCTAGCATTTTGAGTGATGACGATTACCTGTGGGAGCCGTCCATGCGGCATGGAGGACGCATCGCTCCTGTACGTTGGCGCAGAAGCCGAGCGTGATCTTGTTGAGGTCCCCCCGCAGGACGGCGCCGCTCCAGACGGAGGCGCCGTCGTGGACGGTGACCTGGCCGGCAAGCACGGCCTCGGGGGCTACGTAAGCGTCCACGGCCACCTTGGGCATCCATTGTCCCAGCGGAACAAGCTTCCTCTGCCCGCGGTAGTCCCACCGCACCCGATCCGCGCCCACGGCCGCGGCGCCGGCCGCgctgggcggcggcggcggggcggATGCCGCGACAGAGGCTGTGGAGGTTACTGAGAGGAGGCGCCGGAGGGAGGGCGCCGCGGCGGTAGCGGAAATGGTGGCGCGTCGGGAGAGGCGCGCGAGGGAGGTGGCCGCCATGGTGGTGGACTGGTGGTAGTCGCCGGAGGTGGAGAGGTGCGGCCGTGCGCCTGGGGGAGTGGGCGGAGCGTGTGATGGGTTCGTGCGGACACTCACGACCATCTGGTGGGCCGGATGTTTGGGCTGGGCTGTTAGCCTGTTACGTTCAAATTGGCCTGCGCAGTGTGAATGTGTGGTCCAGTTATAGACGGTCAAATGGGTCGTAACTGTCGGTCCGAgatacgacccatttaatagtatcGAGGTATATATTGTGACTTTTTAACATATGGTCAGCCAAGTTCAAACGGTGGGAGAATGGGAAACGGTTTGATGCCAATAAACGCAATGTGTTAAGGGCAACAGTGTTTTTCTCCGTCCCCCGCAATGGTACAGTATAGGGAtatttataggtaaccgaggGCCGACCCTGTCTCGCCAAAGACGAGTGTACCCTCAGTTACCTatgttatccctagaatattcccctaGGTGGGTTATGACGGGTCATTACAGCGTAATCAATTACAAACATGGGCGGTCCATCAGCCCTGCCAGCATGGCGGCCTACGATCGGGACAGGACCCTGTAACATGGGCCGACTATACATGGCCATCTcaaagaagaaagctcactcggtctaagtgaccgttcgagagagggaaatggttgaaagagacccggtctttgtgatcacctcaacggggactaggttctttggaaccgaacctccgtAAAATAAATCACtgggtcatccgctttatttcttggttgatttgttttcccctctctcccagactctgattttattctaacgctaacctcggcttgtagtgtgtttaaagttgtaaaattcagtttccgcctatccaccccccttaggcgactttcaggcTTCATACTCCAAAGtccatcagtaaccctaaagttctgtctaattttggatctaagagttaggcttccttccccttaagtgtgtgaccttaTAGGTTCACATACATATAGACATGGCccaagtactcttacttggcccaataaatgacagcggcctctagcaagacatgtcaactcctatgcgcacgtaaagatcatatcagacgaaccattgcaacaatacatacatgatgttccctttgtctcacgatatttggtctggctctaagctgacctctctttctcgataacgTGAATTAGAATCCTTTCATTTGTTAACACTTAACCCTGGCACGGCTATGcaattcttgatccaatcacttgaGGGGCCCAAAAATATCTCTCTcaagaagagagggacaaattctatcttgactgaccatgcctcagcaTGATTCCTgataaacccaaaactacctttataactaccaagTTACGGAGTAGCGTttaatagtccctaagtaagtcaattcacatcttgagaacatacaACAATCTCAGGTATAAGGACACAATATACATGTtgcaaaagagaactatattacaatctcATGTTGGGTCggtcagcctcatgtcatacatgcgcccacattgttactttaacatctccatgtccatGACTTATGAAATGTAgttatcaactaatacatgtgctagtcatcgactctaactagggacatcatttagaatgaccatacaagtaaagaatctcacaaacaatttacATAATTGCTAATTAATACAAGGTGTctttcatggatattcaattaaacaatatatatcatggatacaaagaaatatgctcatctttatgattatctctaggacatatttctaacacttgttagcaagGACCGTCCGGGATTAGATTAGTTCGAGCGAGAGTCTGGATTTGTGGATTTGTTGCGAAATATTGCTCGTTTATTGCGTTATATTTACTTCGCTTAGGataaggtccagacctcctcccctaaaTAAGAAAGGGCACGACCGATTAAGATACACAATCCAATTGAACCAATCTATTTACATTACTTAATTATATGTATACCCCAATCCAATCGAACCAATCTATTTACATTACTTAAGTATATGTATGCCCTAGGTCCGTCTAGTTGTAGTTACCCAATCTCAATATTCACCTCTTCAGCTCCATGTCGTATAGAAGCGTTTTAGGTGGCCTGCTAATCCTAAAACAACTCTACTATCTCTCTTATCTCTCCTCCCTAATAGATCCCTCCTAAAAGACGTGATCTAGGTTCAACACGAAACCCTCTGCACATAATGGTTCGCCAACACATGGACAGTCCGTGTGCATGTAGAGAAGACCAGAGTTCTCTATACTATCATGAACGTTTCAATGCCCAATCGCAGACCATCTAGTGACCTACAACAGACGCTCTTCTGTCAGCGTCATGGACAATCCGCCAGCTCGAGAAAACTCCCCAAAGTTCTACATTCCTAGGGATCGTTAGTATTTAGCAAAAAGACGACAACAATAACTTAACCTATAACCATGTATAACTAATCAGTTTCAACCAGTTTCAACTTTGTAAAACCCACGTAACTAAATTTCCTTCACACTCATAACCTTCCTAAATTCACTAAACAAATTGTACCCACACATAACACGCCCTTAAATCCAAGAGTTCAGATCACTGCATAACCCATCTCTTTAGAGCAACTTCAATAGTTCTCTAAAAAACTTCTCTAATCAGTATTTTAGAGAGTTTGGCTAAAAACACCTCTCCAACAATTCTCTAAATTAACTTCTTAAATTTAGCCACTTCGGTTTTAACCTCATTTGTTCTCCAAATGTGGCTATACTATCCCAACTCCCGAAAGTATTGTGCCACCATTTTTTTTGTTCCACGCCATTTTTCTACTGGTACAGTGGTACTGTCTCTATTCCCAAAAGGCAAAGATGAGATGAGGACTGACAGTTTTCAGGACGTTGCAGCAAAATATTCGTGCGAACCTTTGTTGGTAGATACAGGGAAAAAAGATGTGGCACAACCTTTGTTAGTTTCTAGCAAAAATCGATCACAGGTAGCACAAAGTAACGATGGCACGAGGCCTCTGATGGTGTAGGGTTTTATACGGGAGTTTTTCTATTCAATTAAAACAGATAGACCCACTAAATACATTTAGAACAGATTTACCTCCCTACGTATCAGGAACTATTGGAGACCAAGTATTTTTTTCCTTCGAAAATTAATTTACCAACTTACTAAACATCTATTTAGGGAGCTATTTTTTAaaaaactattggagttgctcttattaCTCAAATCCAATGTCCAATATTATTTAGATCATTCTTCCTCTCTCATCCCACACCGCACAGTAACCACACATAACCATAGGCATCACCTGCGACTCTATCACGTTCCCCACCTTCCGGACTCTATCACCTTCCCCTTCCGAGGATCATGGTGTTTAGACTAGTCACCCCAAGATCATAGGGGGTATTTGGTTTAAGGAATCCCTCTATCCAAAATGAGGTAGAGCTAGGTCTatttctcaaatttggtgggatgatctcattcctcatattagtactaactaactaattATAAGGAATGAGATGATGATGAATCAACTTATTTCAttctacaaaccaaacaaaaaaaagtTGAGCAgtaagaagatgatggactagttaattcctcaaaccaaacatccTAATAGTGTTTGTGTTTAGACTAGTCAAAGGGTATATAAAAACCATATTAATTAGAAGATCTTTCGAGGGATCCCATATTAATTAGAAGATCTTTCGAGGGATCTTTAGAGAGTTATCTTTCAAGATAGACGGACTATTCGAGCAAAGAACCCATGAGTCTTTATTCATAACTATATTTAAGACACAAAGACTAGATTATATCATAGTCTCTTAGCTGTATTTATTTATATACTTAAAAATAAAAAGGGTTCTAACGGCCTAGAAGAGCCGAGACCAAAAGAGACCCTTGGACCTCGTCGCTAGAGCTTCCTCGAGGCCCCTTCGGCACCTACATTTGCAAAGCGATATGGACCTCCCCCTCGCCAGAGGCTTCGTCTCCAAGCAAGCACCGACAACCAGAAGTGTTAATGAGCTATATAAAATTAATTTAAGCATCGGACTGGATCTTATTTGAATCGGGCTGTATTTCTATTTGattttaaactaaaattaattaagaaCACAAATAAATCCATACCAAAAAACTTGACACTGATCTTCGTATCTTCGTGATGTAGTCCACGAACACCAACGAGTCCAACAGCTAAAGTATATCCATAATTAATTCCATCTCGATCTAATGACTGTGACTAGAGTTAAGAACTAACATCCAAATAAGTTCGGCAGAAGGGAAAGAACGAACAGGTTAGCGGAACGAACGAACCCCAGGGATATAATCAAACCAACAGCCAGTAAGTGTTCATTCTGAGTCTTGTATAAacacatacacacacacacaactGTTCAGACTGAATCAAGAGCCCGGCCGGACCATCTTCAGTGAAATGGATGCGCAACCAAGCGTTAAGACGACGGAAGGAGCTGGAACAATATAAAACACCATAACAATCCCATAATAAATACCAACATACTGCGGGGTATCCGGCGTCCGGATTAATTGTTCGCCGCAGCTAAGCTAGCATGCGCGCATCATCCGCCAAACGAAGACTAGTAGTAGTACATGACTAGGAAGCTAGCAGGGGCCGATGATGAGAGGAAGAGACGAAGGGGGTGTGGACTAGAAGACACCCGGCCCTAGCTAGCCGGCGTAGATGTGGACGCCGATGGCGATGAGGAAGATGGTGATGAGCGCGAAGTAGAGGACGGCGTGGACGAGGATGGCGACGCCGCTGGTGTGCATGGTGCCGAATCCGACGATGCGGCCGTGCGCCGGCAGCTGGAACAGCAGGCCCGGCGTGAGCAGCACGAACAGCACCGTCGCGATCACCACGGGGCCCCAGTCAGCCATGGGGGGCGACGAGCTAGCTGTGGACCGATGAGTGACCACCTTCCTATCCCCCCTCGATAGTGAGTTTGAAACTTGAATCCCCACTCtcactctccctctctctctctctctctctctctctctctcgggcggtggctcgctcgctcgctcgctcgtcTGAAGCAGCTGGGTGATGCAAGGGAGGGGGAGTAATTAATGGGCTGCACGGCAGGTGAGGAGTGCGGGCGACGTTGCGCTTCTCGGGGCTGCGCGCGTTCCCACTGCCACTGCCACTGCCGCGTGCCGCCCACTGCGAAGAGCAAACGGTCGGCGAGGAGAGGCAGGTGCCACCGGCTGAAACCTGGGTCCCCCCTACCAGGGGACACGTGGGCGGACGCGCGGCGGGCCCACCGTCCGCCTGCCAGTCGTGTGACGGACCTTGGGTTGGGTGGACGGCTGTTGCACGTGACGCCTCGCGATCGGGCTACGTGCGTGTTCGCATTTGTATGCGTGTCGTGTGCCGCTTGCCGGGCACGGCGGTCTCGGGCGACTCAGCGTCGTCTGTACTCTATCCGGCTCGCGTCACGGCGCCGCTTGGTCTCGTGCGCCTCGCCTTGTGGCTGCTCGCTACGCACACGGCACAGCACGGTAGCGGTAGGTGCTCGTTGCTTGGTCTTTCGTCACACCACCCCACACCCCGTTCCAAAAGCTATGCCAGAATGGCAGAATAGCTAGGCAGCGGCCATGCTATGTACCGACGACGACGGGAAAAGGAGAACCACCGCCTCCATCGTCATGTCTCCACCTGTTATGCGAACGTACGGATAATAAAAACAAGCAGTAAATCAGGCAAGATCTCCTTCAGTTCGTGCTTGCTGCTGCTAACTGTCACGCAAACCAACGCCACCAAGGATGCTTTGCTTCGGCCTGAAATCTGGATCGCATGAGCTAACGTGATCTATCTGTTCTTACTTATAAGTTTTTTTTTAGCTTTTGATTTGGTAACGTAATACTACACTATAAACTAGTACTAAGCGAGTACTGTACTGGCTATTATTATCTATGCATGGCACCGTCGTCGATGCGATGCAATGAGCCGTCCGATGCACGTACGGCTTGCTCAGTTTTCGAATCCTTAGGGCGGCCAGGCCCGGTGCGCGTGCAGCGCCTCTCGGCTTCGCCGCTTATGGTTAACAGTCGGTGGCCTGCCTGTCGCGGTGTGTCGTCTCGCCTGCGCCCCGCCCCAACAATTTTCGTTTCGATGCAGCCTCCTGCTAGCCGACGCCCGACGGAACGGTAACGCGCCCTGATGAATGTGAATCCCCGTCACACCTCCGTCTACGTCGACATGAAACGCGTGATAAGCAAATTAGAGGAGTGGAAGTGGAATGATACCTTTTCTTTCCTTTCTGCTAGCTGTTAATGCATGATGCTTTACTTCTTGCTTTCAGCAATATATGGGAcgtctctatctctctctctctcggcaaTCAGGAGCTGGTGAGCACGCTGAAAAGAGAATGGCCATTTGTTCCAGCATCCAATCCAAAGCTATAggcgtgtgcgtgtttgtgccttTTTCACAGTTAACAAAAAAAATATGAAACTCcaccttcccccctcctccttttaTCTTATATTTTCTggatgaaaaagaaaaaaaaaggatcgCAAAAATGCGCTTTAGATAAAGAGCTTGCGAATGATTTGATCCGGCGTTCTCCATCAGAAAGACCAATCAACTCTTCAGATCGTGCAAGAGCCAGCGGTGGCAGAGGCGGAATGTACGTATACGTGCATGCGGACAATGTCTCGTCTCCCTGGCTTTTTCGTCGTGCAAAGCTTATTTATTTACTCTTGACAGCAAGTCACCCCGAATACAGCAGAACCGTCTGATGAGCCCACGAACATGCGCTAGCTGTACCACAGACCCAACCCCCCACCCCCttttgcgtgcgtgcgtgcgtgtcaAGGATCGGAGAGGAGACAAGGAATCGCCGACCTTGCGTGTGCACAGCCGTACCCATCAAGCTACATACGCACACACTATACGTACCCTCCTTTAcaactaaggccctgtttgggaacaaagtttttgaaaactacAGTTTTTAaaatactatactatactttagttatgacaataccgcagtttataataccgcagttttgaaaactgaggtccagagctaagtttagaatgccttaaaacaactatagtatttgcaatacttcagttttgaaaacagagattttacccagcttgccaaacaccattatgtatataatactgcagtatttgaaaatactgcagtattcttctaaaactgcagaaaaactttgttcccaaacaccctCTAAGAAGTATAGAGATAGACGTGGGTATTGGAGTCCAGTCCAAACCATTCTCGACTGTGTCATATATCTGGATGGGTTCGGATACTTAATTTGAATGTTAAATTTTTTACCTCCTTCTTTAATTATGAATAAATAAAAAACTAAGAATTTACTATACaaatttatattcttattttttTATTGAGTTTTAATATTCATACACatatttttaaataattaatGTAAACTTCGGACACAGATATGAATTCAGATGCCTTTTCAACTTTTTCGTTGCAGAAAGAAAATGATACATTTTCTGTAAAAAAAATCTATGctaaaatattaaatttattatataatctagatgctTAGAATCTAATCATATAGCACGAATAAAAGAGAAAGCCTTGCACTAGGGGGTATAGGCGCACACGATACACGTATACATACATCACAGTCCTCCTGACTTGTTGATATCGGAAATGTGGGCAGGGCAGCCAAGGTGGCACTCTCGCTAGAGATGGATAATGAGCCAGagcaaaaaaataataataatatatttataataattaatttttagttaattttaaactaatttaacaatagaaaataataATTATACTCAGTTTTAAAAACCACATAAATGTAACATCAAATTAGTACAATTCATCACTtatcaattcacaattcacatacatgttcatcagtttaactcACAATTATATTTAAATCaatttaacacatagacatagttcattaatcattagtttaactcatagaccatagacacctcacatacatataacatgttcatcaattattccGTAAATGATAATATATATTGTTTTGTTTTGTTGGAATGTGGTAGTTCGTTTAGCACACGAGTTGGTTCGTTAACaaaccgagctaggatgtcagctcagctcaTGAAAAAATCAAACGAGCCGAGCTGATCATGAACCGAGCGAGCCAacgagccacgagcatttcgtccagccctaAAACTCGTTGTGGTAACACATACTACGGGCACGGCCATGCAAAGACGCCAACACGTACGTGTCGCCCAGGTAGCCAgcagcccagaacaacccgagcgaGTACCAAACCGTTTTAACGGAAAAAATCGCTACCCAGCGGTAATAGTTTACCATCGGTAAACCGCCAAAAATTTGTAAAACCCGACCGGTTTGGCCAGTTCAAACTAAAGCAAATTTAAAACAACTTTCCCTAGAAAAACATAATTTGCTCAATTCGCGTTGAACAGTTTATATTAATTGATACATACAACATATGTTTACCAATATCACATACGACATACATATACAATCACAAACTCCAATTCTCATGCAACAATCACCCATCAGACTACGCAATATtcaaatacaagttcttttaGAGTTCTCCTAGAGACATATGTCGATATGTTTCACAATACTCACGTATTCAGCTCGAGTCATAATGATAGTACTTAGACATGTGTGGAAGGATCATGATATGGGCCAATTCCGTATACATAGTCATATACAGAAGGTATGAGATGCATTAGCGAGAAAAACAAGAACGAATAAATCCCTACAACAAAACCTAAgcaaataaacaatctataatgtgcaaactaggttttgtataaatgttgttatctctaccccaatgtctaagtttcaattctaaacaatataagtataaagacaagatgaaacttaaatgcttaatataaatgcggaagttaAAAAGCaacgtagagatgcaaactcttgtggatgacgccggtattgttACCGAGGTattcggaaccacgcaaggtcccgactaatcctcgttggtgcctctACGCAAAggaaagcccacgcgagggccaagaaccttggtcgagtaactccgtagagagtcgcgggtCTTCtcaacacgcaagtggtgctccgctttcagctcctctcggacgctcctcgCCGTCTCCACTAACGAGCTTCCAGCCGAAAACGGCGcgagcctcgttccctccggtacacggtggcaaccgtgacacaaacgcggttgtcacagtctcacaagactctcgcctcactcggtacaattacaacggctcacacaagagcctaggggttgtgtggtttttctaaattcactcaactaactagggttcacatagagcaagcgctagagcggtctaactaacctaagcacttcgcaaagcacctacgctaatcatcgagtgattctattaagcacttgagtgtatgagcacatggaaatgtctatactatgccttggtaagttgcttgggctctcacaccttGAAATAGccagttggggtggtatttataggtcCCAACACAATTCTAGCCATTAGAAAAAAGCTACTGCTCTTtgcggcacaccggatagtccggtggggtcaccggacagtccgatgcccctatccggtgcgcctagctGTTGGATTTGACACCATAGGTGACCATTGGCGCTGCAGGCTTTTACACCAAACAGTCTAaacgtcacaccggacagtccggtggcttctctccaccagtgccacttggaactagccgttgggctaccgACTACTTGTCGGTGTTtcaaaacccggggggtccctggaccgacgagtaaatcgtcaccgcgtgccccagcccagatgggtcggcgcgaggcggaacgcgaaggggggagaagcagccggagggagacaggcgtgggagcgtggaacccgcggccttcgtgttagccccgcgcccaggtcgggtgcgcttgcagtagggggttacaagcgtccacgcgggagggagcgagcggccttgcgcgagcgccgttccgtccttccccgcgcggccaaccctctgtaagagggccctggtcctcccttttataggcgtaaggagaggatccaagtgtacaatggggagtgtagcaatgcgctaacgtgtctagcgggggagagctagcgccctaagtacatgccatcgtggcagccggagaggttttggcaactagttcgcgtggtgtcgtggccgtcggaggagcgctggagcttggcgggaggacagctgtcggggttgtcgcgtccttgctgacgtcctctttcttccgtaagggggctgagagccaccgtcgtcacagggcatgcggagcgccatcattactcgtatagtggagcgagccggatgggacgccggtcttgttccccgtagcctgagtcagcttggggtagggtaatgatggcgcttcctgtcgacgtggtcggtccgtgccctaggttgggcgaggtggaggcccctccgaggtcgaggtcgagtctgtcttccaaggtcgaggtcgagttcgagcccccgggtcggacgaggcggagaccgtcggctgaggctggggctgagcccgtgtccgagccctagggtcgggcgaagcggagttcgtcgtcttccggggctgagcccgtgtccgagccctggggtcgggtgaagcagagttcgtcgtcttccggggctgagcccgtgtccgagccctggggtcgggcgaggcggagtttcctatgacacctgaggccggacttggctgctgtcagcctcactctgtcgggtggctcagcagttggagcgacgcaggcggcgctgtcctcttgtcagaccggtcagtagagcggcgaagtgactgcggtcacttcggctctgtcgactggagggcgtgcgtcaggataaaggtgtcaggccacctttgcattaaatgcccctgcgatttggtcggttggcgtggcgatttggccaaggttgcttcttggtgaagactgggcctcgggcgagacatagatcctccggggtcggctgcccttgcccgaggctgggctcgggcgaggcgtgatcgcgtccctcgaatggaccgatcctttacttaatcgcacccatcaggcctttgcagctttgtgctgatgggggttaccagctgagatttaggagccttgagggtacccctaattatggtccccgacagtagcccccgggcctcgaagggagtgttaatactcgcttggaggcttttgccgcactttttgcaaggggaccagccttttttggttgcattttgttccggtgggtgcgcgcgagcgcacccgccgggtgtagcccccgaggcctcagaggagtagtttgactccttcgaggtcttagtgcgttttgcaacacttcggctggtctggttgttccctcatgcgagctggtcgtagcccaggtgcacggtcgggtcccaaattctcgggctggtatgttgacgctgtcaacggtgtggccggagccgggtttgcgagagcagcccccgagcctctgcatagggcgagagggcggtcaaggacagactcgtcttttttacatacgcccctacgtcgcctttccgcaaggaggaggggagaaagcgccatgttgccctcagagggcgccgaacatggtgtctccggtgagctgctggcgggtaatccgagtggacgcccgtgccccatttgttaggggtcggctagaggcccggaggcgcgctccaaaagtacctgcgagtgatctgccggacccggtcccctttgacagggtccgagggctcgatgcctccctttaatgggattccgttacaagatcgctcccgttgttctcggaaatgtcctagggtacctcgggagcgtagcccgagccttggttatgtatcgaacgtacccagggtcatccctcactctgtgtCTGAggtgactgtgaacccttcgagggccagcctacgaacccctgatcagtagtgggcgcggagcccgagtggcctgaggcggccgttgaacccttccgaggggccagccatcgaacctctgatcagtagtgggcgcagaacccaagcgctctgaggcggccgttgaaacccttccgaggggccagcctttgaacctctgatcagtagggaggctcggggcctgtttccttcacggagaaggatccttttcggggtatccccctttcccggtccctgttgtaagagagagaaagaggtgaaagcatctaggcccctggttggttttagtgattaatgacaacgtaatattatatgtgactaacgtgtgttttgcagagacaaatggtaagttaggtcgcatgacaggtagaagtactacaacggtgaaaacaattccggagataagaactcgaagcgacggctaaaacgacgaaacaaaaggtgaaggtctacggagtccgagtgtcaaggagatgtggacactcgcgatttagttagctcttttattctcttttagccgtactataaagaggggttgtcgatgagtagtttgaccaagagagttctagtatagtgttggtgcacaatcacactcacatacagtgctaggtgtcactctagaactcactcacaagttagaacgaaaactgatttgaaaaacaagaagtagggtttctgtccctgggggcaccggactgtccggtgtgcaccggactgttcggtgcaccctcTGCGAGGAAGAAGCTTCCTccacagaaaacccgagagcgcctgtttcagagttgaattttagtggcgcaccggacatcgcaccggactgtccggtgtgccatgagtccaacggctagctgtcagaactagccgttggaaacgaccgttggcgcaccggtggcgcaccgttggcgcaccggtggcgcaccgttggcgcaccggtggcgcaccggactgtccggtgcgccattgcgcagtgagatgcctgtaacggctagttggtgggtgagggctatttataccccctccacccaccatattcaatgtcttgcactccacatttattccagcacattgctagagcattgca is a genomic window of Zea mays cultivar B73 chromosome 5, Zm-B73-REFERENCE-NAM-5.0, whole genome shotgun sequence containing:
- the LOC107548104 gene encoding Gamma carbonic anhydrase-like 2, mitochondrial; this translates as MAATSLARLSRRATISATAAAPSLRRLLSVTSTASVAASAPPPPPSAAGAAAVGADRVRWDYRGQRKLVPLGQWMPKVAVDAYVAPEAVLAGQVTVHDGASVWSGAVLRGDLNKITLGFCANVQERCVLHAAWTAPTGLPAETLVDRYVTVGAYCLLRSCTIEPECIIGQHSVLMEGSLVETNSILEAGSVLPPGRRIPTGELWAGSPARFVRKLTNEEIMEIPKLATAINDLMQSHFSEFLPYSNAYLEVEKLKKSFSIPL
- the LOC100279052 gene encoding uncharacterized protein LOC100279052, which gives rise to MADWGPVVIATVLFVLLTPGLLFQLPAHGRIVGFGTMHTSGVAILVHAVLYFALITIFLIAIGVHIYAG